Below is a window of Desulfarculaceae bacterium DNA.
ATGCACCTCATCGGCGGGCGGCCCCTGGGGCCCATGATCCTGCGGGAGGGCTGAGATGCTCGCATCCGGAGACAGCCTGATGATCACCGGGGCCTCGCGGGGCATCGGCCGGGCCCTGGCCCTGGCCTTGGCCGGGCGGGGCATCAACCTGGCCCTGAACGCCCGCCAACGCGGGCTGTTGAACGACGTGGCCGCCGGCTGCCGCCGGGCCGGGGCCAAGGCGACGGCGGTGCCCGGCGACTGCTCCGATGACCAGGTGGCCCAGGCCCTGACCGCGCGGGCCCAGGAGCTGGGCCGCTTCATGGGCTTCATCCACGTGGCCGGGGTGCTGGCCCCGGGCCCCTTTCTCTGGGAGCTGGAGCCAAAACAGGCGACCGAGGTGATGGCGGCCAATTACGGCGGGGCCCTGGCCCTGGCGCGGGCCGCCGTGCCGGAGCTCAAGCGCCTGGGGCGGGGCCTGGCGGTGTTTTTCGGCTCCGGAGCCAGCCAGCGCCACCAGCCGGGCATCGGCATCTACTCGGCGGCCAAGGCGGCCGAGGAGTTCATCGCCGGGCAGCTGGCCGCAGAGGCCCCGGAGATATGCTCTTTGGTCTACCGCCCCGCCGTGGCCGAAACCCGCATGCAGGCCCAGGCCCGCGAAGCCACCGGCGGCGCGGCCGAGCTGCTGCGCCCGGTGTTTCGCAACTACCAGGAGAGCCGCCAGCTCCTTAGTCCGGAGCAGGCGGCCGGCGCGCTGATCACCG
It encodes the following:
- a CDS encoding SDR family NAD(P)-dependent oxidoreductase, with translation MLASGDSLMITGASRGIGRALALALAGRGINLALNARQRGLLNDVAAGCRRAGAKATAVPGDCSDDQVAQALTARAQELGRFMGFIHVAGVLAPGPFLWELEPKQATEVMAANYGGALALARAAVPELKRLGRGLAVFFGSGASQRHQPGIGIYSAAKAAEEFIAGQLAAEAPEICSLVYRPAVAETRMQAQAREATGGAAELLRPVFRNYQESRQLLSPEQAAGALITALEGDWGELNGKVVDARQVLAGRGLS